AAATTGTAATCTTTGGTTGGTTTTGATGTCAATCTTTCCACATTTCTTGGATTCTTATAAGGATATGGAAGGCTGGCTAAGCTTTTAACTTGgtgtaatttgatcaaagtatccaactttgaTGTTGTAAGACTCTTAAATCTCTCTCAATTTATGtattgttctttcctttgttcttaaattcttatgttgagtagatgaatgtatgaattgatcactcttgcatcttatttacctaaCTATTGCAAATtttagagaaatggtttaatctatctagaattgtttggagcaaacttgttgtatgttgatttggtttaaaggattcatataaCAAGTAGGAAATTACATGTCTTTTCTTGTTAGCATGGTTTAATCTAGTAGGATTTGATTCTAGCTTACATCTCTTGGCAAAACTTTCATGCTCAATTCTAGTTTCCATTCATGGTTTAATGAGTTGTGGTTAGAATTGAAGAACTCACATATATGGTTTAATTGTGTGTGTCAATTTCTTGAGATGGTAGTATTGGATAGATAACAATAAAGAGAAAAGAGTCAAGCTTTATCATTGTTGgattactaagagagaattatatCAATTTCTTTCCCATATTTGATTGTTGCATATCTaatgtttgttgttttgcttctaTGATAAAAATTGCATCTTTACTTTTCCTTATGCTACTTCAAAACCAAACTTCCTTCATTTATGTCATACTACATGTTAACCATTGTTCATAATCATTGTTTGTGGATAAACTAATTAGTAAGTCTTAATTGTGGTTAGTGTCTTAATTAGTTCATAGAGTCCTAATTAGTTGCTATTTGTAAAAATTCAACTCTTTAGTTCAAAAGTccttcccttgggttcgaccctagTTTGCCAATTTACTACCTTATTGCTTGAAGTTAGTAGAGTTTAGttaggcttataaattgttaatttggtagttaattctagtattacGACACCTAGTATTTTCCCTATCACATCTTTAAAGTactagttttatttaattaaaataaattttaacgaTAAATAGAGGGAGCCGGCGCATAGCCGGGCACCAATAgtaatttaaaaataaaacaaaaaccctTTAGGCAAATTGTGGAAGGGAACGATCAGTTAAAAGTTGAAAGCTTTAATTTGTGTGCCTCGAGAAGGTAGGGCATATATTGTAGCGAAAATCTCCAAACCTCCTTGCTGGTGGAGGAGGATCGGTTAATGAGGGGTCACATGGTTATTCTAGGGTGTCAGTCAAGGCTCCGTATAGTAGTTTGTCTTGCCTAAGCCAAGTGTTATAACATCGTGGAGGCCGTGGCCAAATTAGAGAGATTCAATTTGGACACGCCATGGTTGGTAGTTGCTGCCAACGAGCTTGTCAACAGAGTGTATGTTGTGGACAATTAGCGGTCGGGAAAACTTCGTTACTGTTAGGGATTGTATTTGCCGGAGACGACATTGTGGGTATATGTTGGAAGGGTAGTTAAAACTTATATTCGTGATTGGCATGCTGTTAAAACATTTAGAATTAAGATAagagttttttgtcaaaaactacctaatatttacctcatttttataaatactacctaaagtttttaattttgcgagaaactacctaatactccctcctattcattcattttgtcccccttctattttacacaagaattaagaaaatgattttggaccacacaaaacactctattccactctaccccacatgtaattaaattcggaccacacaaaagttaccaaaaaaggaaagagggacaaaaatccgactagcttcgataaggaaagagggacaaaatgaatgaataggagggagtatttttttacTTTTGTCGAAAACTACCAAATTGAAATTAATGAGCAAATTCGACAATTTTTTTCCAAATTAACTAAAATTCCGACAAATAAGTCAAAATGCCAAtcgaattaatcataattttgtccAAATTAGCCACAATCTCGCCAAACTAGTCAAAATtgtagaaaaaaaaattgaaataaatgtgTTAGTAGCTAATCAAAACAGTTGGTGGTGGTTAAGTATAGTAATTAATGTATGTTTAATGCCAAAAATAATGTTATCGAGTTAGAATTTTGTCTAATTTGATCGAATTTTTCAATTTGGTAGTGTCCGACAAAAGTCAAGAAAATTTAGGTAGTTTCTCGCAAAATTAAAAACTTTAGGTAGTATTTATGAAAATGAGGTAAATATTAGGTAGCTTTTGACAAAAAAACTCTTAAGATAAACCATGCTGTTAAAACTTACTGTTAGGCTAGTTACCTCGCAAAACGATGGAATATGAAGCCAGTAGATTCCTATCAGGATTTATAGGCTATAGCTTTATATTCCATGgaataacaaaggaaagaaatgTCAAATATTTCAAATTCTTACTTCCATCCAACTATTGACAGCAGATACGATACTGACTGCCTAGTGCGATATTGCCTATAATCCTCAGCAAAAGAAGGCGTGTACTGCCTCTGCCTCACTCCCAGCAAGGGGGGAGGGTGTGTTAAAGCTAGCCTAAAGCAAACAAAAGACTGGAAAGTAAATTGTTTCATGTTTATTACAAGCCAAAAGGTAGGAGAAGCATAAAGCTATGGAGTATTGCGGAGTGTATGAGTTCTCAACCCAAAAAGACGGCGGCTGTACTCTGAAGCTTGTTCCTTAAACCAGATACGCTCTTTAAGATCATACCTTTTGACTGCTGCACCAAAGGAGAAATACAGTTTACTTTAGACAGAGGCTCATTAAGCTATGTTATTCGGTACCTAGCATAAGCATATGATTATTACTCCGTATATCTACTTTCAGGAcgggttttgaaaataatttcCCCCTCTCTATTCAAGGAAATTTGATACATTTTCAAAATCTACCTCACATATTTTCATTAATGGTAGTgaaagagaagggagagagtaTTTTTCAACTAAAGTGATCCTCCTTGTGAAAAGTGTCATGCAGTTCGGCGGAATATTAAAAAGACGCTTTACATTGGTGGATGATATGCTGTAAGAGCAAAGAGCAGAACAAAAACACGAGTTCATATTCTTAGCGACAATTTTACTAAGCTAACTAACATTTGCAAAGTTGATATACTGTGACAAGTTTCTCAGCGTTTCATGCAATATTTACTAGTGATGGAGGAAACATAACCGATCATGTTTCCTGTAACATTCCATCGAGATTTTAGTCGCGGGGTATAAATTCATGTATCCTATCCCCTTACACAGTCATATGCAGGTGCAGTGTCATTGTAAAAGGATGCATAAAATAACGTGAGTAAAAGGAAAATATACCCTGACCTTCTCAGGCGGGCAGCATGAATAGGCGGAAATTCAGTGTCAGCGTTGCTCTGAAACTGCAGCTTAGACCATGATACCAAATCAATTTTTACCACCACATGGTCACACACTACACATTTGTGACTCGGAGTGCCAACTTCAGCAATCCTCATGGCTTTGGCTCTGCAGCCGCTGCACCACAACAAGTGTTGGCATGGATAATTGGCCCAAACCAATCTGTTTTCTCCACAAGCAAAACAAGTCCCTCGCTTCACACTGGCTGCATAATCCTGTATCCATAATTGAAAAACAGTGTAAATGTTACAGAGAGGAAAATTTAATCTTGGAAATGTTACGGAGACACTTGTGTCATCTTACAACAACAAAAAAGTGTTGTTCCTACATTGATATGGTTCAGCTAATATGATCACTTGAAAGCATCAAGGCGAAgtaaattaaagaagaaaaaaataggATAAGAAAATTAAGTGTACATATGTGTATAgttaaaaaaaatcataaaaatcagTAGAAGTTTCTAAAACAATGGGGATCGATGAtattatgataaatatttttaatCAATCTTACATCATAGAATTTGATGCTTCTAAGGAAGAACACATCGTTCTTCTTTCGGGCAAGGTGCTCAAGGACTAAATGCTTCTGCCTGAAATGCTCATCTGGAGCCTTGAATCCTCCAGTCCCTCTCCATGTTCGAGCATGAAAAATAGGGTCTGGTGTCAGAAACTGCAGGAACCTTGGGTTGGTCGCAGGTAATGTATCAGTTGCAGTAGTCTTGACATTTTCAACTGTCGATTCACCACCAACTGCATTGGCAACTGTAGCATCAGGACTGGTCTCAGAGCTCCTGCTGGAAAAACAATCTTTGTCAGATTCGATTTTGGCCACATCAACATCCTTGTGACGATTATGGTCAACGTGTTTCTTAGCTGTTGTTATATCGCTGAGTGCAGAGAAATCAATCTTTGATACAGCCAGTGCTCGAGGGCGGGAAACCTTTGGTGGTAAAAGAATCATATGATTTGGGATTGTCCCACCAGTGTTGATAAACTTTGAAGCACACAATCCAGGGTAAGCCTTGATAAAATCACTAAGCTTAGGGTAGCCAAGTGAGGCATGATCAAGATCGAGGCCAAATAGTGCTTTAAAATCTGTTTTGAGAGATGACAGGGAGTAAAACTCTCCTTGTTTTGTATTCCTTGACATCTTCTTTAAGAAATTAGGAAGCCATTTCTTCAGCACTGCAAACCATTTAGGCATATCTTGCACAGCAGATCGGCTTTTGTGGGCCTCAACTAGTTCCTCGGGTTGGTCTAAAACTATTCCGCTGGCCCAAGAAATCTGCTCAGGTTTGTTGGCATCTGAACTAATCTCAAATTGGCCTAGTTCTTGAGAGTAGAGTTGGCTAATTTTTTGCTGCATTTCCTCCTGAACCGTCTTGTTCTGAGGTTCCTCATGAAGGGACTCATCTTCAGAGTCATCATGTGATAGTAAGCATTTTGGGACAGCAGTTTTCATCTCAACTTTCTTTCCCAATATATCAGTATAGTGGGCATCCAAAGCAGCGTTTACAGATTTTTCATCCGTGAATGTGACGAAGCCAAATCCTCTGGATAGTACTTGACCATCAATATTCACCTCCAAAACTTTGGCATCTACCACAGGTCCAAATTTCTCTTGCATAATACAAGCTAACGACTCTGCGTCACATAATGATTAAATGAGTAGCCTTGCAATATATTGCTTTGGAAAACTGCCAAGTGTAACCAAACTGAAACTTATTTGTTCTAGAACCACTGTTACTTGGTCGACAGCAAATGTGCGACAGGGCTATTTTGTTAAAAGCTTCATACTTTAACCTAAATAAAGTATTTGAGGGTTTAGTATTATGTCGTCATGTTGAAGTGTCGGACATGCAATACGCTGGCAAAGTGAAGTGTCAAAGTAACATAGTCTAGAACCATATAAGATCTCTCACCTGAGTCTATAGTTATTGGTAGTCCTCCTACAAAAATCTTTCTCTTAAACTCCTGGAGAGCTAGAGAACGAGCAAGTCTGCTTCTTGATTTCTTGTTACCAAGTTCCTCTTCACCGTGCTTGAAAAAGCAATTAGACCCTCTGGCACATCCTGTTGCTGATGTATAGTATTTACAGATATCACCATCTGAACTTGAGTTGATACTGCATTCTCGAGAAGAAAAGCATGAAATGCCAAACTATGACTTATTGAAAAAAGTTAAATCATGTTTTTATGTTCttgaattaaaaaaaattacCTCTCAGACGAAGACCATGTTTCCTTCAGAGGTACTTCACGTGTTGAAACCACCTCATCATTTTGTACAGTGATTTTTTGCCGCGAGTTCCTGTTGGCTGCATTATTGTAGAAAAGTGATGTATTTAATAAGTCTATTTTGATCGCGAGAAAACTCAGAAAGCATACTCGTTAAGTGCCTTCCATAGCGTGACAAAACTTACTGATGACTAAACTGGTACGATTCAAAGCAGCACGCATTTGCTGTGATTTTGCCAATTCAATAGGTCTTTCCCGACTGAAGTAAGCAAGTAAGATTTGGAAACAAGGGTATTAGGTCAGTATTAAGACATAATTTACTGGAGCTTTGAGATACAAATGCAAACTAggcaaaaaaaataacaaaaactaGTTTGCCAAATTGGTCAAAGAAAATCTATTTCAAGAAAATTTAAGGGTTTCTGACCGCAAATTATGAATTTCTGTGCTTGCCCCAAAACGTAGGAGGAGTTGAGCACAATCTATTCGGTCATTCTTTGCTGCAAGAAACAAAGGAGTTTCTTTCAACTCTGATGTTAGATGGACGGTGTCTGGATCCCGCAATAGCAGTATCTAGGAAATCAAGCACAGAAAGACTCAAAGTAACAACAGCAATAAAACTTTCAAAACTTCAAGAACGATAAAATTGATTAATGACATCAACATACCTCAAGTGCGTCAATTTTTCCAGTTCCCGCAGCAACATGAACTGAAGTCAGTCCGAACTTATCTTTCTGTCTCACTCTAGCACCATGCTTCAGTAGGAGGAGAAGGATTCTATATAATGAAATTTCCGCACTTTAGTAACTGAATTAGATGGATAAGAAATATATTCTCTTGTGCCACAGTCTGATACCTAATCTGCTGACGGTTAGGCACTTTCGATGCTTTAAGGCACCATTTTAGAGCAGAGTTGCCTTCAGAGTCAACTTCATTTACATCAATATTAGTCTTCAGAAGCAGCTTCATCACTGCTTCATCTCCAGCCTTTGATgggaaaagaagaaggaaaagaaATACAACTCATAAGAGGGTTTAAGCTGTCAGTGATATCATGCAGCACAGCAAAAGGACAGGATACTAAAACCCAAATTATTGCCTAAAAAGCTCATCCGAGTTCCCACAACGTAGATTTTGTCAAGAGTTGTCAATTTAAGCAGATATGATTCATTGAATGTTTTGCTTGGTCTTTGTTGCGTAAGGTGTCAATACTGATTTATTAGAGTAATGACTAATTTGATTAAATGTTTGGCATACTTGTGATTACAACGCCTAGAAGACCGGAAGAGATTGACCAGTCATAGACAAAGGAAAGTACTATCTGATATGTACCCACATGCTGATTGCTGAAGGTCTAATATTCTTGCATTCTTGATCATCAAACCATCATTGACCAACAAGCCACTAGatgagcaaaaaaaaaaaccaccttCATATGGTGCTCTTGCTAACTGCACCGCATTAGGGGTTGAAAGAATACCCATATACTTTTGATATGAAGGTTAAGGCAATAGACTGTTCTTTTGCCACTCTGTATGGACGGAATGTTGAGAGTCTTGAAACTAAGATAACTTCTCTAATGATGTAATACTAGTGATGATAGTGGAATAACAAATGACTACTGAGCTGAGAAATTATACCTGACAAGCTAAAATGAGAGGGGAGACAAGTTTCTTGCTCATAAAACCATTGTTAGTATGACAAGCTCCAAAGAAGTGAAGAAGCTCCATCTCTCGAAGGAGTAGCGCCCTCCTCTCCTTTGCTCCTACACCGTGGTAGACGTTGTGATCAATCTCCACCACTCCATTATTGTCCTGGCTCAGGGTGAAAATGGATATAGCCTCCTTGATCACACAGCTGTATACTGTCATCTTCTCAGCTGCCAACTCAGAGTGATTACGAACCTCTAAGACTGACCCAGTCACCTTATCAGCTGCAACCATAAGCAATGCTGCTAGTGCAGCCACTCGTCCTTCCATGGCAATGGCATAGGCCACCTCTCCCGTTTCTTTTGTCTTCTCACACAACACAGATATGGCCCGTAAATCCTGGAAACAGAGCAAAGCATAAGGGTACTTCGAATATATTCCTACAGGCATAGTGTGCTATCCGTAGTACTATCTGAATGATGATACAGTGAATGCACCTATAAACAAATCTGCTAGATTGTCCATAATGTCCAAGTCTTGCCTTTCTAGACATCAATTCCATATTGTTAGTTTCGCATAACCGCATTTTAATGATGCTAATCACATTTTCTTTGACATTGTACCAAATACATACAAGTACATGAATACTTGATTTCGGTTAATAAAGCCATAAATAAATGGCTTATTACAGTAGCAATAGATAATTGTACATTGCTCTGAAGATTAGATGGCGCTTCCACTATATTTGGAACTTCTGTTTACTACTTCAATCACAAATTCGCTTGGAATATTCACATTTGGTCTACTGCTCAACTCGGATCGTTTTTATAGAGGAAAAACAAAATTCGGAATTACAAGCCATAACTAGGATAAGGACTAAGGACTAAGGACTAAGGACTTGGCCACTTGGGATCCAGAATAAAATCTTTCTGGTATCCTGCTAACAATTAATTTCCAAAATTTTGTTTATGATTTTCGGAGACCTCCACCCCACTACATAAATTCGTCAATGTAACAGGGgtattcataatttttataagatATTAAAATATTATCTGTATATAACTATTTCGACACTACCCATTATATCAAATACAATACGTAGAAACAAATAACACAAACTAAATGTTCAAAGAAAATACAACCATTTTGCGGAGTGAGATTTTTACGAAAATTTTATGAAAGAAGACTTATGGTGCATTTTTTTTGTATATACCCATTTTACGTGACAAAATAACTAAAATATTAGATACATTAATTTTTTGGCCAATTGCTTAAACATACATTAATTTTTGAGCACTTGTTTGCTTGGCCAGTATATCTAAACAAACAACATTATTTATCTGCTAAACTAAGATCGCAAAGATTTAGATTTAGTGGCCAGCAAAACAAGTGGTAGAAAATAAAGGCATATTGCTGTAAATAATTTGATAGTGCTGAAGAGAAAGACAAATAAAATTAAGACAAGAATACCTTTTCGCTGAGGATGAGTAACAAATCATCCAGAGGGTCTTCTGGTCCCCACTTCGTGTCCATCCTTCAAAATTTCATGACATGACAAAATGCATCAGACTATCAGCGAACTCCCCACCAATCCTCCACCATATACTAACCATGCACACATGGTACATCCCCACACAAATTAAGAAAATTGTTTTCAACAATTGcagaaaatttttttttggggACGAAATACAATATCAATGTGTGTTTTTTTAGACAAAGGTACAATATCAATGTGTTAATAATATTAAAGTGTTACTTAATTTATACGTTTTAACCAATCGATTCTTGTCCAAAAATgtggaaatgtaaacaaactttTATCTTTATAAATGAGTTAATAAAGTGATACTTGTATAGTTTATCTACGAAAAATAGTAGTTATACAACTTTTAAATATACCTCTGTTTCATTacgtatatgtatatatattaaCTTTATCGATTTTTTTATGACCAATGGTACCCGAAACTTTCATCTTTATAAatgagttaattaaataataCTTGTATAGTATTTACGAGAAAATAGAATTATACAACTTTTAAATATCTCGTTTTCATTGTATATAAATTAATTTTTGGGTTTTCGTTAAATTTAAGGATACTAATGATGTTTTTGAAAAACGAGGGTACCACATATAATTCGAAAAAATACGAAAGATATCATGTTGAGTAATcctaatattttttattgtttttggtaTTGTACTATTTTTCATATATTATGGGACTTTTATACAACTTTTAAATATCTCACTCTAATATGTTACAATTTGCTAACAGGTCAGACCTAGAGAAGAAAAAATATTTCGTATATAATTTTAAAAAAGCTGCACACATGAAATCAGAGTCACACAGTCCCCCAACTCTCAAAGCAGGCGACAATAATCAGAGAGAAATGCAGACGACCTCCGATAAAAGGCCAAACATAACCTTTCCTTTTTCGGTAACTTTCATTTTGTCCACTTCAATCCCAAATACATCACTCTCACAtaagtaatacggagtatataaatataaaatatttacaacctacacataaaataaacacaaattctcattatagacggacactatccgtctatatgtatagacggataccacttTCCCTcataaaatacccatttgccataaagtgggaagcacatgaggatgccccaccttgtcccccctacccattttattagaggtctttaccgtctgttcgccccacccatctataccaagacctattgtaaaATAAACTACTGTATTTATTCATGAACATAACAGcatctttttttttaaaataaaaaacacTAAACAAAAGGGAATCCGACTGCAGTAACTAATAAATGAGGGAAGCTTTGACGtgataataaaattaaaataaagagGCACGAGACAAAAAGAAAGGACGAGTGTAATTAAAATGTGAGAGGATAGAGTTTGTTTGGACTCACCTGACGCAACGCAGAGACAACTCCAGAGGGAGCAAACCCTGTGCAACAACACTGCCACACCTGCTGCTACTTGTACTATTGCAACTCATCCCACCATTTCCACTACCTATTAATGCAGTAACAGCTTTTCTAGTTTTGAGGTCTGTGCGTCCTCTTTTCCGTATAAGCAGCTCTATGCAACGCACTGCGTGGTTCTCTGCCGCTGTGTGCAACGGTGCGTATCCTGTCGCTTTGTCCACCTCGTTCACCAGCGGTATTACTCCACATACCTCTCCGTTTAGTAGTGCTGCTGCTGATTCTGCTGAGTCGAACTCGCAGCATATGTGTAGCAGTCGCGATGCTGTTGCACGGTCTAAGGATTGAGATATGGATAAGGCGTTTGCTTGTTCGATTAGTGACGCTTTGTTGTCTTTGGATATTGCTTCGATCAGCATGTTAAGTGAGTTGCTTGAACCGGATTTTGTGCTGATtgttgatgatgaagatgacggtGACGATGTTGATACTCCAGTCCTCTGCTTGCAATAAAAAAGAGAATTCACCGCATTTATCACCAAATTCACTCAAACTTTAAACTAAATCTACTCATCTTACAAAATTCTTCGCATTCAAAGCAGAAGCTTATCATTATATCATAACTTTTCAGTTAAATAATCCCGAGTCTTCTTCTAACACATAAATGTGGAGAATTTATTAAAAACTCTGCAATTAAATGCGGAGAAATTATTGATGTTGTACTGTAACATCAATGCAACACTGAAGCTGAGAGATACGGAATTAATGAATAAAAATTGAGAATGTTAAGATATCTTGTGAATTTGTCAAGGTAATGTTGAGATAAAATCTTCGAAATTTCAGATTTCCTTGCCAAACAACACGTAGTTTTCTGAAAATCAAAGCTGTTTACAGTAACTCGGAAAATCGTGTCCTTGAAACAGCGTAAAGGCACATCGATGCTAATATTGCTACCGCAACCCTAGTTATTGTGATTATACGCCTAAAGTAATCAAAAACGAAGAAACAGAAGCCATACTGTTCGATTGAAAACAGCAGAAGAACTACTGTATTGCCGCagtgaaaaattttgaaatttcagATTTCCATCCCAAACAACACGTAGTTTTCTGAAAATCAAAGCTGTTTATGTGTTGTTTACAGTAGCTCGGAAAATCGAGTCGTTGAAACGTTTTAAAGGCGTATCGACGCTAATTTTTTGCAACCACAGCGTTAACTCATACAGTACGATTATACGCCTAAACTAATAAACAAAAAAATGTTGAAGAAACAGAGGACATAGGTAAGAATTTACTGTTCGATTGAAAGGAGGAGTCGAGCAACTGTATTGCGGCAGTGAATCTTCAATCGTCTTCCTATTAGCCTTCATTTTCTTCAATCAACAACAGATATTTTAAGGATTAGCTTTTTTGTTAGTAAAAACTAAataataaaaaattgaaaatcttGACGACGACATTAATAATGAAGAAAAGAACTCACCGGAGATGGAGAATCGTAAACACTTTCCGGTAGTGAGTTGAAGAGTTGTGTTTCATCAATTTTCTGCTCAAAAACAAAGGAATTATTTTCGGAAATTTGAGTGAAGAAAATAGTCGGTATAAAAAAAAGGAGAGAAGTAGTACGGAGGAATTTTGAAAACAAGGAAAGAAGTTATCATTAAGTGAGTTGAGGAGCTGCGAAGCTTCATCGTATTTCTGTAAATGTTCGACTTCCATTTTCTGCATATGAAAATAATCAAAAGTGAAAAATCACCATATTTGGAAAGGAAATGCAGTTAAAACGCGGAAAATGAAGCTTCCAAGTAAAATTGAATGGATAATGACAATAATAATGTAGATGTTGAATCTTGCATTTTTAGAAGTAAAGTGAAGCTTACCTCTGTATTAAATGTGTTGAAGACTTGCATCTATGGTGGTTGCTTTGTTGAATGGATTTTATGTGCTCTTTTTAGAGAGAGGAATGTTTTGGTGTGTTTGAAGATGAAGTAAAAGGATGAGAGGGAGGTTTGAATATATTGAGGCttagtaccaaaaaaaaaatatatattgaGGCTGAAATGTTTTTTTGCCCTGTGATTTGTTCCTTGTACAGATTCGGTCGTTTTTATTTTAGCCGGACTGACTCCATCTTCTCCTGTTCCTTTATTTACTAATGGGAAGTGTTAGGCGACACCAGGTGTTACTGAGTTGAGTAACACCCTAATTAAATAAaaggtaaaataaaataaaaattgcactataatttcaATTTGCGCCAACCCCTTAGAGGGTAAAATTGTAAAGCTCAATTAAGATCTTATTTCAAGCGAAACCATCTAATACATGATCAAAAACTTCCATGTATCTGATTTAACTACAAGATTGTACGATTCTACATGAACAGTTAATAATGGATGAAAAGAGGATAGATTTTTTGATATTTACCATGACAAAGAAACTACTGCAGTAATTTCACTAAAGAATCACGACTTGCAGGACAGTCTAATGATGACATCCCACATTGAGCTAGCATTAAGCTATCATGTTGATCATCCATCATCAACGAGACAACGACTCAAATCTCAATGTTATATGCTCCAAAGCTTATCGTCGTTCGTTGTGTGATAAAATTCCTAGCATGTTAATATCGAGTTtacaaaattattgtaatttgatgTTTGGAATTACTCTCCAAAAACTATGAATTCATTTAAGACGATTCAAATTTGTGATGAACTTCAAATTATTGTATTTAGAAATTAAAACTGATTCGAACTCCGAATCAGGCTATATTGTTAAAACACTTGATCAACACAGTTTTCTTTTCTTCGTGCTATATATTACAGTATTTTTCTACTAATTCAATGGTGAACAATAAACATCTAGTATGAAGCATCATTTTAATGGTGTTTTGTGGCAACAAGGCACTTCCGTTTCAAAGCTATCCATAATGTTGTTGGAGAAAATCAAGGAAAGTGCATAGGATTGAAATATTATTGAACACATTTCCTATATTACCCTTTTCTAATAAACAGTTTTCAATTAGAAATTAGATGGAGGGAAATAAAAATACTAAGTAATTTACCATTATACCCTGGGTGTTACTGAAATTCAGTACCACCGGTTGTCGCTATCTCATTTTCCTTTACTaattagtgtagatcccgcgcaaatgcgtgCTATATTTTTACTGTATTacttatagattttagatttatatcttataaattttagatttatatctcataAATTTTCTTAAAATTAATCTAGGTAGCGTTTGGGAACCAAAATTTGATTTGGAATCAAATATTTCAATTTCGGAATGTGAAATTAGGAAATATAAATCCAAATTCCTTGTTTGGAAACAAAGAATTTGAAATTATGAATtttgaaattcaaattttgtGTTTGGGAAAACACAGAATTTGAAAGAGAAAAAAGAttgtacatcggatgtactacctcacACATCAtgaatttttgagtttttgtgtattttttttgagtt
The Silene latifolia isolate original U9 population chromosome 11, ASM4854445v1, whole genome shotgun sequence genome window above contains:
- the LOC141611823 gene encoding uncharacterized protein LOC141611823 isoform X2; the encoded protein is MQVFNTFNTEKMEVEHLQKYDEASQLLNSLNDNFFPCFQNSSKIDETQLFNSLPESVYDSPSPKMKANRKTIEDSLPQYSCSTPPFNRTRTGVSTSSPSSSSSTISTKSGSSNSLNMLIEAISKDNKASLIEQANALSISQSLDRATASRLLHICCEFDSAESAAALLNGEVCGVIPLVNEVDKATGYAPLHTAAENHAVRCIELLIRKRGRTDLKTRKAVTALIGSGNGGMSCNSTSSSRCGSVVAQGLLPLELSLRCVRMDTKWGPEDPLDDLLLILSEKDLRAISVLCEKTKETGEVAYAIAMEGRVAALAALLMVAADKVTGSVLEVRNHSELAAEKMTVYSCVIKEAISIFTLSQDNNGVVEIDHNVYHGVGAKERRALLLREMELLHFFGACHTNNGFMSKKLVSPLILACQAGDEAVMKLLLKTNIDVNEVDSEGNSALKWCLKASKVPNRQQIRILLLLLKHGARVRQKDKFGLTSVHVAAGTGKIDALEILLLRDPDTVHLTSELKETPLFLAAKNDRIDCAQLLLRFGASTEIHNLRRERPIELAKSQQMRAALNRTSLVITNRNSRQKITVQNDEVVSTREVPLKETWSSSESINSSSDGDICKYYTSATGCARGSNCFFKHGEEELGNKKSRSRLARSLALQEFKRKIFVGGLPITIDSESLACIMQEKFGPVVDAKVLEVNIDGQVLSRGFGFVTFTDEKSVNAALDAHYTDILGKKVEMKTAVPKCLLSHDDSEDESLHEEPQNKTVQEEMQQKISQLYSQELGQFEISSDANKPEQISWASGIVLDQPEELVEAHKSRSAVQDMPKWFAVLKKWLPNFLKKMSRNTKQGEFYSLSSLKTDFKALFGLDLDHASLGYPKLSDFIKAYPGLCASKFINTGGTIPNHMILLPPKVSRPRALAVSKIDFSALSDITTAKKHVDHNRHKDVDVAKIESDKDCFSSRSSETSPDATVANAVGGESTVENVKTTATDTLPATNPRFLQFLTPDPIFHARTWRGTGGFKAPDEHFRQKHLVLEHLARKKNDVFFLRSIKFYDDYAASVKRGTCFACGENRLVWANYPCQHLLWCSGCRAKAMRIAEVGTPSHKCVVCDHVVVKIDLVSWSKLQFQSNADTEFPPIHAARLRSQKV